The following are from one region of the Methanospirillum hungatei genome:
- the trxA gene encoding thioredoxin has protein sequence MDEELERIRAKRLEEIKQRIMIPPSDHGGILVANQDNYQSVIREYPNLIIDFWAPWCGPCRMLTPVIEQLSADYAGRIQFAKCNTDENQQIAYQFGISAIPSLFFYQNGIIIHRISGVLPKEQLNYHIKTVYQL, from the coding sequence ATGGATGAGGAACTTGAACGAATCAGGGCGAAACGATTGGAAGAGATCAAACAGCGCATAATGATCCCTCCATCAGATCATGGGGGAATTCTTGTCGCGAATCAGGATAATTATCAGTCTGTTATCCGGGAATATCCAAATTTAATAATTGATTTCTGGGCACCCTGGTGTGGACCGTGTCGCATGCTGACACCTGTTATTGAACAATTGTCTGCAGATTATGCTGGAAGGATACAGTTTGCCAAGTGCAACACCGATGAAAATCAACAAATAGCATACCAGTTTGGGATTTCTGCTATTCCATCTCTGTTTTTTTATCAGAATGGAATAATAATCCACAGAATTTCCGGGGTTCTTCCTAAAGAACAGCTGAATTATCACATCAAAACGGTGTATCAACTCTAG